A section of the Delphinus delphis chromosome 1, mDelDel1.2, whole genome shotgun sequence genome encodes:
- the HMGB4 gene encoding high mobility group protein B4, with the protein MGREVQLRPKANVSSYIHFLLDYRNKFMEQKPNTHLGFKEFSRKCSEKWRSISKHEKAKYEALAKLDKARYQEEMMNYPGRKKKRKRDPGAPRRPPSSFLLFCQDHYAQLKWENPNWSVVQVAKASGKMWSAMTAYDKQPYEQRAAFLRAKYQEELGIYRKARKKSLQRSAKNRRRRFKETVRRN; encoded by the coding sequence ATGGGAAGAGAAGTCCAGCTAAGGCCCAAGGCAAATGTCTCTTCTTATATCCACTTTTTGCTGGATTACAGAAACAAGTTCATGGAGCAGAAGCCAAACACCCACCTTGGCTTTAAAGAGTTCTCTAGAAAGTGTTCGGAGAAATGGAGGTCTATCTCAAAGCACGAAAAGGCCAAATATGAAGCCCTGGCTAAGCTCGACAAAGCCCGATACCAGGAGGAGATGATGAATTACCCTggcaggaagaagaagagaaagcgGGACCCCGGCGCACCCAGACGACCTCCATCGTCCTTCCTACTCTTCTGCCAAGACCACTACGCCCAGCTCAAGTGGGAGAATCCAAACTGGTCAGTAGTGCAGGTGGCAAAGGCCTCGGGGAAGATGTGGTCAGCAATGACAGCCTACGACAAGCAGCCCTATGAACAAAGGGCAGCTTTCCTGAGAGCAAAGTACCAAGAGGAACTGGGCATCTACCGTAAGGCCAGGAAGAAGAGCCTCCAAAGGTCGGCTAAGAACCGGCGCAGACGGTTCAAAGAAACTGTCAGACGCAACTGA